Genomic DNA from Halorussus rarus:
CGGCACCGGCAGCCACCGCAGCCACCGGACGACCTGCTCCGGCGGGAATATCGGCGGGTGGAGCACCAGCCAGTCCAGCAGCCCGAGGCCGAGGCCGTGGGCGACCACCGACGGGAGGATGGAGTTGCTCTTGTAGTCGACCGCGCCGAACAGCACGTCGGTTGGGCCCGACAGCATGAGTTCGATGGGCGGCTTGTACATGTGGTGGAACGCGTACACCACGGGGCTGATGAACACGCTCTTGAAGCCGATCTCCCGGACCCCGACGCAGAGCAGCCCCCGGTAGTACGTCTCCGCCGCCAGCGCGATGACGAACTGCGCGACGACGTGCGGGAGGAACTCCCCGAGCGCGGCGCTCGTCCGCCACATCGGGTAGTAGCCGCGTATCGTCGGGAGCGACGACCCGACCACGTAGAACGGGAGCACGAACAGCGACAGCAGGACGGTGTTGCGGATCGCGGTCCGGTCGACCCGGTAGCCGATGGTGCGGCCGTGCCGGACCGCCAGCCCGAGCGGCGCGAGGATGTAGACGACGGTGTCTCGGACGAGTCGCTCGTTCAGGCCCCGCACGTCCCAGGCCATCCACGCGACGGTCAGGACTGCGCCGGCGAGGAGCGCGCGCTGGACCCAGCTCAGCCGGGCGACGCCCCGGCGGACCGCCCGAGCGACTGACACGCTACTCGTCGGCCGTCGGGATCGGTCCGGTGCCGGCCTCCGCGCGGACCTCTTCGAGGAACTCCTGGCGGCTCTCGAAGTACGTCTCGTCGACCGCGGCCAGCAGGTCGCCCAGTTCGCGCGGGCCGTCGGGCGTCCGGACCGACGTCTCCTCGCTCTCCTTCCGGAGTATCTCGCTCTTCTGGACCGGCCAGTGGAGTCGAGAGGCGACGCGAACGAGCGGCGCGCCCTCGACGGGTTCGCCCTCGCCGAGTTCGACGGCTGGTTCTTCCTCTTCCTCGTT
This window encodes:
- a CDS encoding DUF5789 family protein, coding for MADDNEEEEEPAVELGEGEPVEGAPLVRVASRLHWPVQKSEILRKESEETSVRTPDGPRELGDLLAAVDETYFESRQEFLEEVRAEAGTGPIPTADE
- a CDS encoding CPBP family intramembrane glutamic endopeptidase, which codes for MAWDVRGLNERLVRDTVVYILAPLGLAVRHGRTIGYRVDRTAIRNTVLLSLFVLPFYVVGSSLPTIRGYYPMWRTSAALGEFLPHVVAQFVIALAAETYYRGLLCVGVREIGFKSVFISPVVYAFHHMYKPPIELMLSGPTDVLFGAVDYKSNSILPSVVAHGLGLGLLDWLVLHPPIFPPEQVVRWLRWLPVPL